A region from the Pontixanthobacter aestiaquae genome encodes:
- a CDS encoding HupE/UreJ family protein — MCLLMLPASAQADELRPGYLELTEEKAGEWRLRWKQPFSAPPTKAPPPPVIPANCAMRGNAEMGVAGGAVIGAAALTCTGPLGGQSIAMPGLIGQSDMLVRIQPLDEPAQALRLTAKQPSAEIAAQPDTWQVLQTYFILGVEHILAGWDHLLFVIALVLLIRNWRAVILAATAFTVSHSITLASAALGYVGLPGGPVEALIALSIVFLALEIVRPETETPSLTRRFPWIVAFVFGLLHGFGFAGALNAIGLPEGDILAALLAFNIGVEAGQLLVVAVVLGVLAFIQRCAAHALPLTIRVSAYGIGAIGAYWLVDRVIV, encoded by the coding sequence ATGTGCCTGCTGATGCTGCCCGCCAGCGCGCAGGCGGACGAGCTACGTCCCGGATATCTGGAACTCACCGAAGAAAAGGCGGGCGAATGGCGTTTGCGTTGGAAACAGCCATTCTCTGCGCCGCCAACCAAAGCGCCGCCACCGCCGGTCATTCCGGCAAACTGCGCAATGCGCGGCAATGCCGAAATGGGCGTTGCGGGCGGAGCGGTGATTGGCGCGGCCGCGCTCACATGCACTGGTCCATTGGGCGGCCAGTCGATTGCGATGCCGGGATTGATCGGCCAGTCGGATATGCTGGTGCGTATCCAACCGCTGGATGAACCGGCGCAGGCCTTGCGGCTGACTGCGAAACAACCCTCGGCAGAGATCGCGGCGCAGCCTGACACATGGCAGGTGCTGCAGACCTATTTCATTCTTGGCGTCGAGCATATTCTGGCGGGCTGGGACCATCTGCTGTTTGTGATCGCGCTGGTGCTGCTGATCCGCAATTGGCGTGCAGTTATTCTCGCTGCAACTGCCTTTACCGTTTCTCACTCGATCACTTTGGCGAGCGCGGCGCTCGGATATGTCGGTCTGCCCGGCGGTCCGGTCGAGGCGCTTATAGCGCTGTCTATTGTATTTTTGGCGCTGGAGATTGTCCGGCCGGAAACTGAAACGCCAAGTCTGACGCGCCGATTCCCGTGGATCGTCGCCTTTGTCTTCGGACTGCTGCACGGGTTTGGATTTGCGGGGGCGCTCAATGCGATTGGCCTGCCCGAGGGCGATATTCTGGCGGCGTTGCTCGCGTTCAATATTGGCGTCGAGGCGGGGCAGCTCCTGGTCGTCGCCGTGGTTCTGGGGGTGCTCGCCTTCATCCAGCGATGTGCGGCACACGCGCTGCCGCTGACGATCCGCGTTTCGGCCTATGGGATCGGCGCAATCGGTGCCTATTGGCTGGTTGACCGG